From the genome of Adlercreutzia equolifaciens DSM 19450:
GAGGAACTGATCGTGGCTGGTCGCGTGACCGTGAACGGCGCGCGAGTGACCGAGATGGGCGTAAAAGTTGATCCTGCTGCGGACGTGGTGGCCGTGGACGGTGCGCCCGTCGCGCTGCCCGAGGAGAACGCCACGTTCCTGCTGCACAAGCCCGCCGGCTACGTGACCACCATGAGCGATCCCCAGGGGCGCCCCACCGTGGCTGCGCTCATGGCCGACGAGCTGCTCGCCCATCCGGGGCTTTTCCCCGTGGGGCGGCTGGACACCGACACTACGGGGCTTCTGCTGTTCACCGACGACGGGCAGCTGGGCCATGGCCTTCTGCACCCGCGACGCCATGTGGAGAAGACGTATCTGGCCCTGGTGGAAGGGGTGCCCGACGCGGGCGACGTGCGGCGCTTGCGCGAAGGGGTTCTGCTGGATGACGGCCCCACGCTGCCGGCGGCCGTGCGCGTGCTCGAGGGCGCCGACGCCTGCCGGGCCGCGCAGCTTATCGGCGAGGGGGCCGGAGCCAGCGGGTACCGCCAGCGCCACGGGGGCAAGCGCGGCCGCGACGCGCTGGCCGCCAGGGGATCTTACGTGGAAGTGCGCCTGCGCGAGGGCCGCAACCGCCAAGTGCGTCGCATGCTGGAAGCCGTGGGGCATCCGGTGATCGCCCTGCACCGCGAGGCCTTCGGCCCGCTCGTCCTGGGGGATCTGCCCCGGGGCGCCTCGCGTCCGCTCGCGGAAGAGGAAGTGGCGCGCCTCAAGGAGCTCGCGTCCTAGCTCGGGCGCCGGCGAGGGCTTGGTTTGGCCCATGTTCCGGCGTCTGCGAGTATCTGAGCCGATCCGCGTCCCGGCGCGATCCGCGACGCGCGCCAACGTCGACCTCTTGTCGGGGCGCGGGTCGCAGCCGGCTTTCTTATAGATCGCAAGAATGGCAGTATCGGCAAATCTGATCGAAATCACCAACATTTTGGGATGCCGCGTCGGCGTCAGCGCTTATAATACGCGCCAGTGAAGGATACCGTTGCACCCGGGAGGGCTCGGGGCGACAGGATCGAAAGGAAGT
Proteins encoded in this window:
- a CDS encoding pseudouridine synthase — its product is MAEMRLQKFLARAGVASRRHAEELIVAGRVTVNGARVTEMGVKVDPAADVVAVDGAPVALPEENATFLLHKPAGYVTTMSDPQGRPTVAALMADELLAHPGLFPVGRLDTDTTGLLLFTDDGQLGHGLLHPRRHVEKTYLALVEGVPDAGDVRRLREGVLLDDGPTLPAAVRVLEGADACRAAQLIGEGAGASGYRQRHGGKRGRDALAARGSYVEVRLREGRNRQVRRMLEAVGHPVIALHREAFGPLVLGDLPRGASRPLAEEEVARLKELAS